One part of the Microbulbifer sp. THAF38 genome encodes these proteins:
- a CDS encoding copper chaperone PCu(A)C — MRKTVFFAWGLLISSLFYTVGVSALTNPLLVEGYARETPPGAPMSAAYLSLHNTGEHLLQLTAVELSGDTKGSANLHTTERAQGVSRMRPLEKLAIAAGEKLQMVPGGVHLMIHGVRLRAGESLPLRLLFADGSSLEVLVPIMGREALEKDHHRHHGSAG, encoded by the coding sequence GTGAGAAAGACGGTTTTTTTTGCATGGGGACTGCTAATAAGCAGCCTTTTTTACACAGTGGGGGTTTCCGCCCTCACTAACCCCCTTCTGGTTGAGGGCTATGCCCGCGAGACGCCACCGGGGGCGCCGATGAGCGCGGCCTACCTGTCCCTCCACAATACCGGAGAGCACTTGCTGCAATTAACAGCCGTAGAGCTGTCTGGAGATACAAAGGGCTCTGCCAATTTACATACGACTGAGCGAGCGCAGGGTGTCAGCCGTATGCGCCCTCTGGAGAAACTGGCGATCGCTGCTGGCGAGAAATTACAGATGGTACCAGGAGGCGTACACCTGATGATTCATGGAGTACGACTCAGGGCGGGAGAATCACTACCACTGCGCCTGCTCTTTGCCGATGGAAGCAGTTTGGAGGTCCTGGTGCCCATTATGGGGCGGGAGGCGCTTGAAAAAGATCACCACCGCCATCATGGCAGTGCAGGGTAA
- a CDS encoding YajG family lipoprotein: MKKLLLLVGALVLAGCAHSPLQIRLHPQVQVAPESIGAGHSLNVRGINELPGGGLGSLGGVYADTSQVSIANDAGRAIAAGLSEGFANWSFRITDSAPEVQVTAKLVKLTYNSPNTVYTTQIDTSAEIHLEVKAGHATYFGTYSTSGKDRNLIKPSREEVESRVNGLLSATMQRVFEDEKLKKFLRANL; the protein is encoded by the coding sequence ATGAAGAAATTGTTGTTATTGGTGGGGGCCCTGGTCTTAGCTGGATGTGCTCACAGTCCACTACAAATTCGTCTGCACCCTCAGGTTCAGGTAGCTCCCGAATCCATTGGTGCGGGGCACAGTCTCAATGTTCGCGGGATCAATGAACTGCCTGGTGGCGGTTTGGGCTCCCTCGGCGGTGTCTATGCGGATACCTCTCAGGTAAGTATCGCCAACGACGCGGGCAGAGCCATTGCCGCTGGCTTGAGTGAGGGCTTTGCCAACTGGTCTTTCCGTATCACTGACTCGGCTCCTGAGGTGCAGGTGACGGCAAAATTGGTGAAGCTGACTTACAACAGCCCTAACACTGTCTATACCACCCAGATTGATACTTCTGCCGAAATTCACCTGGAGGTTAAGGCAGGCCATGCTACCTATTTCGGGACTTATAGCACCTCGGGTAAAGACCGCAACCTGATCAAACCCAGCAGGGAAGAGGTGGAAAGCCGGGTAAATGGTCTGCTGAGCGCGACCATGCAACGGGTGTTTGAAGATGAAAAGCTGAAAAAATTCTTGCGCGCAAATCTCTGA
- a CDS encoding N-acetylglucosaminyltransferase — MPSLERLHSFAIYLLMAVLLGACASNKPLPPPPSPPPQKAKPSTEEVRRNNVAYFLKRAEQALRRGHLTQPAGASAYDYYLNVQQLDPGNRRAQTGIQTIVVTYVEQAREALRRRAFAEVASLLRRAEMLAPGNPLVAEVRSQLARERGRAKLDLPRGEAIGLPQAELRARSEKLIAQLRQVAQRIRSEQLRVIIVAGDDAEGRWVYQQLREAVPGYRVRGDIKIGSPARLLLIQPSGGYQ, encoded by the coding sequence TTGCCGTCATTAGAACGCCTTCACAGCTTTGCTATCTATCTATTGATGGCTGTGTTACTCGGTGCCTGTGCTTCAAACAAGCCGCTTCCCCCTCCGCCCAGTCCACCGCCGCAAAAGGCCAAGCCTTCGACCGAGGAGGTGCGCCGCAACAATGTGGCGTATTTCTTAAAGCGCGCCGAACAGGCCTTGCGTAGGGGCCATCTGACCCAGCCCGCCGGTGCCAGCGCTTATGACTATTACCTGAATGTGCAACAGTTGGACCCCGGCAACCGCCGTGCCCAGACCGGAATCCAGACGATTGTGGTCACCTATGTGGAGCAGGCTCGGGAGGCACTACGCAGACGGGCTTTTGCGGAAGTGGCGAGCTTGTTGCGGCGCGCAGAGATGCTGGCTCCGGGTAACCCCTTGGTCGCCGAGGTGCGCAGTCAACTGGCCCGAGAGCGCGGTCGTGCAAAACTGGATTTGCCCCGAGGGGAGGCTATCGGGCTGCCGCAAGCGGAGCTTAGAGCCAGGTCTGAAAAACTCATTGCACAGCTGCGCCAAGTGGCCCAGCGCATCCGCAGTGAGCAGCTGCGTGTCATTATCGTCGCCGGGGATGATGCCGAGGGCCGCTGGGTTTACCAGCAGTTGCGCGAGGCGGTGCCCGGCTATCGGGTGCGGGGGGATATTAAGATCGGCAGTCCCGCGCGTTTACTTCTTATTCAGCCCAGTGGAGGGTATCAGTGA